In Carassius gibelio isolate Cgi1373 ecotype wild population from Czech Republic chromosome B13, carGib1.2-hapl.c, whole genome shotgun sequence, one genomic interval encodes:
- the LOC127969944 gene encoding filensin-like, with protein MFKTSYRHEVRKEKHERTDVFEEPSSPETESAPAGGPSTAAVQGWESVQELNSRFARYINRARVLEQRNAVFRKQLETLQRMEEAPGLEEAFSEQISINRQRIRELLSDRAKLEREHKDAERMLDEYNSRYRTECEYQEQLRHTLEQLNKEADTVLMRNLDYQIQRQFLQDDVNATKERHKKNLAEIQTYLNILHQINQTIPLISSVSVSEDQERLMAQRHVPALRSQLEEYKSAICQLQVQKQRLQTETSVLEQTIKTTQISYDDEIQLYNEQIETLRKEIEEVESSLEKYTNNCRRLAMYQSSLENELERYKRIIENEDNRLNSAIIETPISLLTTNYKYSHSPGMTRKGKDITQVIQDITNVKPRQKHLAKKVFKKKEITSKGASGLEEKSAEEFEKGLIEEQGVGSEEHLPREDVPDGAQISKAFDTLCNIIRDRMRRVRRPISMEPVADFFTRGRYVLVTGDSSYLDPCFFSTTPSASHVYVTIQDGMMPYDPYWRGTPSPVPSASSGPTPSTPSTPSEPEMGKDDGGRKEGGNGEREKSKNGQPHPKTKEPEPSPSPPPGPQDDKGPSPPSGPRQPSPQRGGKGKTADDPSSFQGPSPMTSHSSFPPDSMTYEKVEVVESVEKLSPDKKVKGYEETTTVVETMIEKTSRKKHADRSS; from the exons ATGTTTAAGACCAGCTACCGGCATGAGGTGCGCAAGGAGAAGCACGAGCGCACTGATGTCTTCGAGGAGCCCAGTAGCCCAGAGACAGAGTCGGCTCCAGCCGGCGGGCCCTCGACAGCGGCCGTCCAGGGCTGGGAGAGCGTCCAGGAGCTAAACAGCCGCTTCGCGCGTTACATCAACCGGGCGCGCGTGCTGGAGCAGCGCAACGCTGTGTTCCGCAAACAGCTGGAGACTCTTCAGCGCATGGAGGAGGCACCAGGGCTAGAGGAGGCCTTCAGCGAGCAGATCAGCATTAACAGACAACGCATACGGGAGCTGCTATCAGACCGAGCCAAGCTGGAGAGAGAGCACAAAGATGCAGAACGCATGCTGGATGAGTACAACAGCAG ATACAGAACTGAATGTGAATATCAAGAGCAGCTGCGGCACACGCTGGAACAGCTCAATAAG GAAGCAGACACGGTTCTAATGAGGAACCTTGACTATCAAATCCAGCGTCAGTTCCTGCAAGATGATGTCAATGCCACTAAAGAGAGGCACAAAAAG AACCTCGCCGAAATCCAGACGTATCTAAACATCCTGCACCAGATCAACCAGACTATTCCCCTCATTTCGAGCGTGTCCGTCTCAGAG GATCAGGAGCGGCTGATGGCTCAGAGGCATGTGCCAGCGCTGCGCAGTCAGCTGGAGGAGTACAAGAGCGCCATCTGCCAGCTCCAGGTGCAGAAACAGCGGCTGCAGACCGAG ACATCTGTGTTGGAACAAACAATCAAGACCACACAAATAAGCTACGATGACGAGATCCAGCTGTACAACGAACAAATCGAGACCCTCAGGAAGGAGATCGAAGAGGTTGAGAGTTCACTGGAGAAATACACCAACAACTGTCGACGTCTGGCCATGTATCAGAGCTCTCTGGAGAACGAGCTGGAGAGGTACAAGAGAATCATCGAGAATGAAGACAACAG ATTGAACTCGGCGATAATTGAGACACCAATTTCTTTGCTCACAACCAATTATAAATACAGCCACAGTCCTGGCATGACCAGGAAAGGAAAAG ATATCACCCAAGTTATCCAAGACATCACAAACGTAAAACCTCGTCAGAAGCACTTGGCAaagaaagtgtttaaaaagaaggAGATCACATCTAAAGGAGCTAGTGGACTTGAGGAGAAGTCAGCAGAAGAATTTGAGAAAGGATTGATAGAGGAGCAGGGGGTGGGAAGCGAGGAGCATCTTCCTCGTGAGGATGTGCCTGATGGTGCCCAGATCAGCAAAGCCTTCGACACACTCTGTAACATCATACGCGACCGCATGAGGCGGGTACGGAGGCCAATTAGTATGGAGCCGGTCGCTGATTTCTTCACCAGGGGACGCTATGTACTAGTGACAGGCGACTCTAGCTACCTGGACCCCTGCTTCTTTTCGACCACCCCTTCTGCCAGTCATGTCTACGTCACAATCCAAGATGGCATGATGCCTTATGATCCGTATTGGAGGGGTACACCTTCACCAGTCCCAAGCGCCTCTTCTGGACCAACACCCTCAACCCCTTCCACACCTTCAGAACCCGAAATGGGAAAAGATGATGGAGGTAGGAAGGAGGGTGGAAATGGGGAGAGGGAAAAGTCCAAAAATGGACAGCCTCATCCAAAGACGAAAGAACCAGAACCGAGCCCCAGTCCACCTCCAGGCCCTCAAGACGACAAAGGCCCCAGTCCTCCTTCAGGTCCCAGACAGCCCTCACCCCAACGTGGAGGCAAGGGCAAGACCGCAGACGATCCCAGCAGCTTCCAAGGCCCTTCACCCATGACATCGCACAGTTCCTTCCCCCCTGACTCCATGACTTATGAGAAGGTAGAAGTAGTGGAGTCAGTGGAGAAGCTCTCACCTGACAAAAAAGTGAAGGGCTATGAAGAGACAACCACAGTGGTGGAGACCATGATTGAGAAGACCAGCAGAAAGAAACACGCCGATAGATCTTCTTGA